The following proteins are co-located in the Sulfurospirillum deleyianum DSM 6946 genome:
- a CDS encoding alpha/beta hydrolase yields the protein MKISRIAGSFLLGAMVSCAMAAPMEQPCPSEVKNLPTGTTCWAGQDEMGAYYWIAKPKEWNGNLVLHSHGGPALGKLPKAERAIADFDRWSIWVRSGSALAVTSYRQGGVEVMAAAEDTARLLPLATSVLGKTNKVILHGQSWGGGVAARAAEVDGPFSKISPKLDGVLLTNSLLAGGTKAYDFRLDLRVVWQAVCENHPRANEVRYPLWQGLPKDAKLMKKEDLTQRVNECLGLDKPESERTAKQKDNLKTIVNVIKIPEKNIQAHLTWATNHFQDIVWNRLDGRNPFGNENVKYVGSSNDDALNKKVLRYKADPKAVADFAKDADPTGNIALPMVSINAVNDPTVFVEIADFWKQKVEKAGKGANLVQTFANDNQHSYISDVHYVSIMNGLLEWINTKKKPTAHSIAKQCQSLDAKWDTSDCRFLPEFKPQPLSSRVPIR from the coding sequence ATGAAAATATCACGTATTGCAGGCTCTTTTTTATTAGGAGCGATGGTTTCATGCGCTATGGCAGCACCAATGGAGCAACCATGCCCTAGCGAAGTAAAAAATTTGCCAACAGGAACAACCTGCTGGGCTGGACAAGATGAAATGGGAGCATATTATTGGATTGCCAAACCTAAAGAGTGGAATGGCAATTTAGTGCTTCATTCACATGGTGGGCCTGCTCTGGGAAAACTTCCAAAAGCAGAACGTGCCATTGCAGATTTTGATCGTTGGTCTATTTGGGTAAGAAGTGGCTCGGCTTTAGCTGTTACTTCGTACCGACAAGGCGGGGTTGAAGTTATGGCGGCCGCTGAAGATACGGCTCGCTTACTTCCCCTTGCGACCAGTGTTCTTGGTAAAACCAATAAAGTGATTTTACACGGACAATCATGGGGTGGTGGCGTTGCGGCAAGAGCCGCTGAAGTGGATGGCCCTTTTTCAAAAATAAGCCCTAAACTTGATGGTGTTCTCTTGACCAATTCACTCCTTGCAGGTGGCACTAAAGCATATGATTTTAGGCTTGATTTACGTGTCGTTTGGCAAGCCGTGTGTGAAAATCACCCACGTGCAAATGAAGTACGATACCCGTTATGGCAGGGACTTCCCAAAGATGCGAAACTGATGAAAAAAGAAGATTTAACACAAAGGGTCAACGAGTGTTTGGGGTTAGATAAACCAGAAAGTGAACGCACTGCCAAACAAAAAGACAACCTTAAAACTATTGTCAATGTCATTAAAATCCCTGAAAAAAACATTCAGGCACATTTAACATGGGCAACGAATCATTTTCAAGACATCGTGTGGAACCGTTTAGATGGTCGTAACCCTTTTGGCAATGAAAACGTCAAATACGTAGGATCAAGCAACGATGATGCGCTTAATAAAAAAGTGCTTCGTTACAAAGCAGACCCCAAAGCTGTAGCTGATTTTGCAAAAGATGCAGACCCAACAGGTAATATCGCCCTTCCAATGGTCAGCATCAATGCGGTCAATGACCCAACGGTTTTTGTTGAAATTGCTGATTTTTGGAAACAAAAAGTTGAAAAAGCAGGCAAAGGTGCCAATTTGGTTCAAACGTTTGCCAACGACAATCAACACAGCTACATCAGTGATGTACATTACGTCTCTATTATGAATGGACTACTTGAGTGGATCAATACAAAGAAAAAACCAACTGCTCACAGTATTGCCAAACAGTGTCAATCTTTAGATGCGAAATGGGATACGAGCGATTGTCGCTTCTTACCAGAATTTAAGCCACAACCTCTTAGTTCACGTGTGCCAATTCGTTAA
- a CDS encoding IS4 family transposase: protein MNLQEQILSAINTTLKNPIYQTLQLLNIKSILHRANFVKKREGVAPYLVVLHFVYMLVMNKKISSFMHQSNESFKKDTYYRLLQNSSYNWRKLLSLSTLKIIKLLHKVQDASSIKVFIMDDTVEGKTGKYIEGSRDGLWSNKEKRTIRGINVVSLNYSDGYSNFMIDFAMSMGNYARVKVEEFSTELDIRCNAYKRRMEIMEGKSKIALAMVKRAVHSGIYADYLLVDSWYSKPAFIQEMNDLGLKVISRIANNTKIWNFNDKEKTLNAMYEKHKKLKNAKVGTYGKKIRFSYFSTVVEHKNAGKLKIVFIKTTDNLIPIVSTDLELNDEEIIEIYKRRWDIEQGYKELREYFGFGQEENRIYEALIARMTLSFFAYNIVSYINRISHEPKTIGGLFKDLECELYTLSIAMQAFIEIMDKIAQIDEIVKNNKDFTSIIATLRSATQELLGFRCER from the coding sequence ATGAATCTTCAAGAACAGATCCTATCGGCCATAAATACAACGCTTAAAAACCCCATATATCAAACACTGCAACTCTTAAACATCAAGAGTATTTTACACCGTGCTAACTTTGTAAAGAAAAGAGAAGGCGTAGCCCCCTATCTTGTTGTATTACACTTTGTCTATATGTTGGTGATGAATAAAAAGATATCTTCGTTTATGCACCAAAGCAATGAGAGTTTTAAAAAAGACACCTACTACAGACTTTTGCAAAATAGTAGCTACAACTGGAGAAAACTTCTCTCTTTAAGCACTTTAAAAATCATCAAGCTTTTGCATAAAGTCCAAGATGCTTCGTCAATAAAAGTCTTTATTATGGATGATACGGTTGAGGGTAAAACAGGTAAATATATAGAGGGGAGTCGTGATGGACTTTGGAGCAATAAAGAGAAGCGAACCATTAGAGGGATCAATGTTGTTTCTTTGAATTATAGTGATGGTTATTCAAATTTTATGATAGATTTTGCAATGAGCATGGGAAACTATGCCCGCGTTAAAGTTGAAGAGTTTAGTACAGAACTCGATATCCGTTGCAACGCTTACAAACGAAGAATGGAGATTATGGAGGGTAAGTCTAAGATAGCATTGGCTATGGTAAAAAGAGCTGTACACAGTGGTATATACGCTGATTACTTGCTGGTTGACAGTTGGTACTCTAAACCAGCCTTTATCCAAGAGATGAACGATTTGGGTCTAAAGGTCATTTCAAGAATTGCTAACAACACTAAGATTTGGAACTTTAATGACAAAGAAAAAACACTGAATGCCATGTATGAAAAACACAAAAAGCTTAAAAATGCCAAAGTGGGAACATATGGCAAGAAGATTCGCTTTAGCTATTTTTCAACCGTTGTTGAACATAAAAATGCAGGGAAACTCAAAATTGTTTTTATTAAAACCACCGACAATCTCATCCCTATTGTCTCCACCGATTTAGAACTCAATGATGAAGAGATTATTGAGATTTATAAACGACGATGGGATATAGAACAAGGCTATAAAGAGCTCAGAGAATACTTTGGGTTTGGACAAGAAGAAAATAGAATCTATGAAGCACTGATTGCTAGAATGACACTTTCATTCTTTGCTTACAATATTGTCAGCTACATCAATAGAATCAGCCATGAGCCAAAAACCATTGGTGGATTATTTAAAGATTTGGAGTGTGAACTCTACACGCTTTCTATTGCTATGCAAGCGTTTATTGAAATAATGGACAAAATAGCACAAATTGATGAGATTGTAAAGAACAATAAGGATTTTACCAGTATAATTGCTACACTACGAAGTGCAACTCAAGAATTGCTGGGATTTAGGTGCGAAAGATGA
- a CDS encoding OprD family outer membrane porin: MKLANLSLAAILVAGLTTSSFAADTLADAFKEGKVSGELRAWYFDRDRDADDESANIFATGLRLNYITGSLYGFSLGATMQSSFQPNASDDAKVVFEDEMYGSGAQLSEAYVLYKLGNTTAKVGRQFIKTPLIGSSTSRMITQSFEAALLTNTDIPQTTLMAGVVTKFQARTDGDAIADFEALNNDHDYAYTAMAINN, from the coding sequence ATGAAACTAGCTAATCTTAGCTTGGCGGCTATTTTAGTTGCTGGTCTAACCACCAGTTCATTTGCAGCAGACACACTTGCTGACGCATTTAAAGAGGGTAAAGTAAGCGGAGAATTACGTGCATGGTATTTTGACCGTGACCGTGATGCCGATGATGAAAGTGCCAATATTTTTGCAACAGGTCTTAGACTCAATTACATCACAGGTAGTCTTTATGGTTTTTCACTAGGCGCTACGATGCAATCAAGTTTTCAACCCAATGCAAGTGATGATGCAAAAGTGGTGTTTGAAGATGAAATGTATGGCTCAGGGGCACAACTCTCAGAAGCCTATGTCTTATACAAATTAGGCAATACAACCGCAAAAGTTGGTCGTCAATTTATTAAAACGCCTCTTATTGGAAGCAGTACTTCTCGTATGATTACCCAATCCTTTGAAGCAGCCTTACTGACCAATACCGATATTCCACAAACCACTTTAATGGCAGGTGTGGTCACAAAATTTCAAGCGCGAACCGATGGCGATGCAATTGCTGATTTTGAAGCACTCAATAATGACCATGATTATGCTTATACGGCTATGGCTATTAATAACTGA
- a CDS encoding response regulator transcription factor — translation MVYLVENDFSLQTTLKSLHILYIEDDASIRETISKVLHYFSDTILAVASAEEAQELYATFAPDIIICDINLPGMNGIDFVKWLRSFDEKSQVFLLTAYTDKAYLLEAIKLSLVDYLTKPIDFTILEKTLKNAARKVIQHKTLHVKFITGALYLYQQRTVTFEQHIHPLTAKEVKLLDHLIANQNRMTSKEELQKTLWEDDMGSESAFKSLVNKLRAKIGKEAIENISGVGYRILIS, via the coding sequence ATGGTATATTTAGTTGAAAATGATTTTTCACTGCAAACGACACTCAAATCACTGCATATTCTCTACATCGAAGATGATGCTTCCATTCGTGAAACCATTAGCAAAGTACTTCACTATTTTAGCGACACTATTTTAGCCGTTGCCTCTGCAGAAGAGGCACAAGAGCTCTATGCAACATTTGCGCCAGATATTATTATTTGCGATATTAATTTACCAGGTATGAATGGAATTGATTTTGTAAAATGGCTACGCAGTTTTGATGAAAAATCACAAGTTTTTCTTCTGACGGCATACACCGATAAAGCCTATCTTTTAGAAGCTATTAAACTCTCATTAGTGGATTATCTCACCAAACCCATTGACTTTACTATTTTAGAAAAAACACTCAAAAATGCAGCCCGAAAAGTAATTCAACATAAAACGTTACATGTAAAATTCATTACAGGTGCTCTTTACCTCTATCAACAGCGCACTGTCACCTTTGAGCAGCACATCCATCCCCTCACTGCAAAAGAAGTCAAACTTTTAGACCATCTTATTGCCAATCAAAATCGTATGACTTCCAAAGAAGAGCTCCAAAAAACACTTTGGGAGGATGACATGGGAAGTGAGAGTGCCTTTAAAAGCTTAGTCAATAAACTACGTGCCAAAATAGGTAAAGAGGCGATTGAAAACATCTCAGGCGTAGGATACCGCATTCTCATTTCTTAA
- a CDS encoding DASS family sodium-coupled anion symporter, with protein sequence MHESVKIIPLFTIALIASIAWFIKPDTIELHSWQTLILFLATISAIMFSIMPMGAIGLLSITLFAITGAAGAVSSKKAIMDALSGFNNELIWLIIIAFFIAKGFLKTGLGERIALLLVRYFGKRTLGLAYALAFADLILSPATPSSTARSGGIIYPITQALARHFNSYPNDQSRHKMGAYLIMCLSHISDITGALFITAYAANPLIVKFASGFGVNLSWSEWFIAASLPVLIAFFFIPIALYFIMKPTIEETLEAPLFALTALKEKGTLCLNEIIMLITFFGLLALWIFGSFLNLHATTSALIALSVLMITGVLTWDDIKGEKNAWDTLIWLCALLMMAEFLHKLGFTKWFGAIIGEQLYVINSMHWIFILVALNAIYIYIHYFFASGIAQVAALYVVFLSVGTTLGIPIYPLALLLGFSSSLYGSLTPYTHTRGVILFESGYVSQKEWLRAGFMINLMNQFIFIVVGLAWWKMVGFY encoded by the coding sequence GTGCACGAGAGTGTCAAAATCATCCCTCTTTTTACCATCGCACTCATTGCGTCTATTGCATGGTTTATTAAACCAGATACCATCGAATTGCATTCATGGCAAACGCTTATTCTCTTTCTTGCCACCATCAGTGCCATCATGTTTTCCATTATGCCTATGGGGGCTATTGGACTTTTAAGCATTACGCTTTTTGCTATCACAGGTGCGGCAGGAGCAGTTTCATCAAAAAAAGCTATTATGGATGCACTCAGTGGATTTAATAATGAACTTATTTGGCTCATTATCATCGCTTTTTTCATTGCCAAAGGATTTCTTAAAACAGGGCTAGGAGAGCGAATAGCGCTTTTATTGGTGCGCTATTTTGGAAAACGAACTTTAGGACTTGCCTATGCACTTGCCTTTGCAGACCTTATTTTATCTCCAGCAACACCAAGCAGTACCGCTCGTTCAGGGGGCATTATTTATCCTATCACGCAAGCATTAGCACGCCATTTCAACTCCTATCCTAACGATCAGAGTCGCCATAAAATGGGCGCTTACCTCATTATGTGTCTTAGCCATATCAGCGATATTACAGGTGCACTCTTCATTACCGCTTATGCGGCCAATCCTTTAATTGTTAAATTTGCTAGTGGATTTGGCGTAAATCTTAGCTGGTCAGAATGGTTTATTGCCGCAAGTCTTCCTGTATTAATTGCATTCTTCTTTATTCCTATTGCGCTTTATTTCATTATGAAACCTACCATTGAAGAAACCCTAGAAGCACCTCTTTTTGCCCTAACAGCCTTAAAAGAAAAAGGCACGCTTTGTTTGAATGAAATCATTATGCTCATCACGTTTTTTGGGCTTTTAGCTCTTTGGATTTTTGGCTCTTTCTTAAATCTTCATGCAACAACATCTGCACTCATTGCACTAAGTGTTCTTATGATTACGGGAGTGCTCACATGGGATGATATCAAAGGTGAAAAAAACGCATGGGATACACTGATTTGGCTCTGTGCCCTTTTGATGATGGCAGAGTTTTTACATAAACTTGGCTTTACCAAATGGTTTGGCGCCATAATTGGGGAACAGCTTTATGTAATAAATTCTATGCATTGGATATTTATTCTAGTCGCACTCAATGCCATTTATATTTATATCCACTACTTTTTTGCCAGTGGTATAGCTCAAGTGGCAGCCTTATATGTTGTGTTTTTAAGTGTTGGAACAACGCTTGGTATTCCCATTTATCCTCTAGCATTGCTCTTAGGTTTTTCAAGTAGCCTTTATGGTTCTCTTACGCCCTACACCCATACACGAGGAGTCATTCTTTTTGAATCAGGCTACGTCAGTCAAAAAGAGTGGTTGCGTGCTGGTTTTATGATTAATCTTATGAATCAGTTTATTTTCATTGTGGTGGGTCTAGCATGGTGGAAAATGGTTGGATTTTACTAA
- a CDS encoding ATP-binding protein codes for MKQLCFFSLLLALLLSSVCAQTQTFLNKKEQAYMDEKQVLNVYVEPDIYFYTYTYDNYLNGYAIHYLRLLAKKLNSELRFIFDISPEEAKKQLALGMLDIALLTQTYALDEREFQLSKFPVGVLQPALLMPKIYQTFPDLASMEKVRIAVVKESGFDSMIRDKNPDANIESVESIEELVEKVRRQEVDCAIGVHEHFHALLESKRIATLQSIPLRNNADFPILKLVLATDKENIRLISILNKAMAHVDYSEMVFARKRFFPSDSFRQTHIKVPLMQDERFFLMGKQMLNVCVIPRHLPYGDIVKNHYQGIGADTIKRLENDLDIPIQLLPTQDKEESFQALSDKQCDFIAMTTPLPDAEDRFVFTSSFLDVPLVVLTSDDKVYVPDFKTIQERSFVIHKEHPMIETLRLMVPLMRLDGVESNIEGLKRVENGEYYGFITSNLVVSHLFQHHLANRLKVSAQIPLSIPFGFAILKENEMLHAILEQSIKYSLKSEMETLVRKWVPERSPKGFDYHVVLQLVLFFMLFSALSFALYFEMRLKKSRLEVATQSLDALNQELESRIKEEVKISREKDMVMYRQSRFASMGEMIGNIAHQWRQPLMELSAILMELQAKVHFKKQLRDEEIIETISSSNRVIQFMSHTIDDFRNFFSPQKEFQRFCINAVVKESLHIMNATFHHHRIEVEVREHLLDVMANGLKNEYAQVMINLLSNAKDILVARGIVKKRIVIEIDEDAMASTVVVWDNAGGIEEENLAHIFEPFFTKEKSNGTGIGLFMSRMIVENNMHGSMSVKNKKEGALFCVRLPKVLTP; via the coding sequence ATGAAGCAACTTTGTTTTTTTTCTCTTCTTTTAGCATTACTGTTAAGTTCTGTATGTGCGCAAACGCAGACCTTTTTAAACAAAAAAGAGCAAGCGTATATGGATGAAAAACAAGTGCTGAATGTCTATGTGGAGCCTGATATTTATTTTTACACGTATACGTACGATAATTACCTCAATGGTTATGCCATTCATTACCTGCGTTTGTTGGCAAAAAAACTCAATAGCGAGCTTCGTTTTATCTTTGATATTAGCCCTGAGGAAGCGAAAAAACAGCTTGCATTAGGCATGTTGGATATAGCTCTTTTGACGCAGACGTATGCTTTGGATGAACGAGAATTTCAGTTAAGTAAATTCCCTGTAGGTGTGCTTCAGCCTGCCTTATTAATGCCCAAAATTTATCAAACTTTTCCTGATTTAGCGTCGATGGAGAAGGTGCGCATAGCTGTTGTAAAAGAGAGTGGTTTTGACTCAATGATTAGGGATAAAAATCCTGATGCGAATATTGAAAGTGTCGAAAGCATTGAGGAATTAGTGGAAAAAGTACGACGTCAAGAGGTGGATTGTGCGATTGGGGTGCATGAACACTTTCATGCACTGCTTGAGTCAAAGCGCATTGCAACGCTACAAAGCATTCCTTTACGCAATAATGCCGATTTTCCAATACTTAAATTGGTTTTAGCGACCGATAAGGAGAATATTAGGCTTATTTCAATTCTTAATAAGGCAATGGCACACGTTGATTATTCTGAAATGGTTTTTGCACGTAAACGTTTTTTCCCTTCAGATTCATTTCGACAAACACATATTAAAGTTCCTCTGATGCAAGATGAGAGGTTCTTTTTAATGGGAAAACAGATGCTTAATGTCTGTGTTATTCCTCGCCATCTTCCCTATGGGGATATTGTGAAAAATCACTATCAAGGCATAGGTGCGGACACCATTAAACGCTTAGAAAATGATTTGGATATTCCTATCCAACTGTTACCCACACAGGATAAAGAAGAATCGTTTCAAGCCTTAAGTGATAAACAGTGTGATTTTATTGCGATGACGACACCCCTACCCGATGCAGAAGATAGGTTTGTTTTTACCTCTTCCTTTTTAGATGTTCCTTTAGTGGTTTTAACAAGTGATGATAAAGTCTATGTGCCTGATTTTAAGACGATTCAAGAGCGTTCTTTTGTGATACATAAAGAACATCCCATGATAGAAACTTTACGTTTGATGGTTCCCTTGATGCGTCTTGATGGCGTCGAATCAAATATTGAAGGCTTAAAGCGTGTTGAAAATGGGGAATATTATGGGTTTATTACGTCCAATTTGGTGGTTTCTCATCTTTTTCAACATCATCTTGCCAACCGTCTTAAAGTATCCGCACAAATTCCTCTTTCTATACCCTTTGGTTTTGCCATCTTAAAAGAAAATGAGATGTTACACGCTATTTTAGAGCAGAGTATAAAGTATTCTCTTAAAAGTGAAATGGAAACGTTGGTGCGTAAATGGGTACCTGAGCGCTCGCCTAAAGGGTTTGATTACCATGTGGTACTTCAATTAGTACTCTTTTTTATGCTCTTCTCAGCGCTAAGTTTTGCACTTTATTTTGAGATGAGGCTTAAAAAAAGCAGGCTAGAAGTTGCAACACAATCACTTGATGCTCTAAATCAAGAACTTGAATCTCGCATCAAAGAAGAGGTGAAAATCAGTCGTGAAAAAGATATGGTGATGTACCGTCAAAGTAGGTTTGCGAGCATGGGTGAGATGATAGGCAATATTGCTCATCAGTGGAGGCAACCTTTAATGGAACTCTCTGCAATTTTGATGGAGTTACAAGCAAAAGTGCATTTTAAAAAACAGCTGAGGGATGAAGAGATTATAGAGACGATTAGCTCTTCTAACCGAGTGATTCAATTTATGTCACATACTATTGATGATTTTAGAAATTTTTTCTCTCCGCAAAAAGAGTTTCAGCGTTTTTGCATTAATGCAGTTGTGAAAGAGTCTTTACACATTATGAACGCAACTTTCCATCACCATCGCATTGAGGTTGAGGTGCGTGAGCATCTTCTTGATGTGATGGCGAATGGACTTAAAAATGAGTATGCACAGGTTATGATTAATTTACTTTCCAATGCCAAAGATATTTTAGTAGCACGAGGGATCGTGAAAAAACGCATTGTCATTGAGATTGATGAAGATGCCATGGCATCCACTGTTGTCGTATGGGATAATGCAGGGGGCATTGAAGAAGAGAATCTTGCTCATATTTTTGAGCCTTTTTTTACGAAGGAGAAGAGCAATGGTACGGGCATTGGACTTTTTATGTCTCGAATGATTGTGGAAAACAATATGCATGGCAGTATGAGTGTTAAAAATAAAAAAGAAGGGGCGCTCTTTTGTGTGAGGCTTCCAAAAGTATTAACTCCATGA